The genomic stretch TAACTAGGATTCATGCGGGTTATTTCAGCATAGCCCTCTCTCTTGCTGCTCAGGCTTTACTATGGAAGGTTTTGAGTGAACCCAAGATCGCTAATAATGCATCAAAACATGAACGCGACGTACTTAGCCTGCTGCCTCACATAATTTTTCTCTTGCTTTGGTGGTTTGCTCTTTTAGCTCAAGTATCACTGTCTTTGCTGTATGTTCTCAGATGtttctttcactttcacttGGTGAAGGCTGAGTTCTTGAATCATGTAGCTGTCAACTACTTGTATACTCCATGGATATCGCTGCTGCTTTTGCTTCAAGCAGCCCCGGAAAGTGTTCACCACGCTTTTGGGATCATTTCCTTTACGGTTCTTTATTGGGTATCCGCCGTTCCAGTTTTGATCCTTGATGTCAAGATTTATGGCCGGTGGTTTACTACACAGAAGAGGTTTCTATCCATATTTGCCAATCCAAGTAGCCAGATTTCGGTGATAGGGAACTTCGTCGTGACACGAGCTGCTGCACATATGGGATGGAAGGAGGGTGCTATTGGCATGTTCTCTCTGGGGATGGTGCACTATATGGTACTCTTTATAACGCTTTACCAGCATCTTTCAAGTAGCAGTCGTTTCCCTACGATATTGCGGCCAAGTCTCTTCTTGTTCTTCGCTGCACCGAGCATGGGAAGTCTAGCTTGGAACTCCATTACAGGAGCTTTCGATGTCACTTGCAAGATGCTTTTCTTTCTGGCTTTGTTCCTCTTCATTTCTCtggtaattttatcactgaggtCTCCGATTTTCATACTCAGCTAGTTTCATCAGGGACACCATCAACAGTTATCAGTAGTCCATACAATTTAACTAAGCACTGTTGTCTTCTATCTAACAGGCTTGTAGACCAGTTCTCTTCAAGAAAGCTATGCGGAAATTCAATGTAGCATGGTGGGCATACTCATTCACGACAACATTTCTGGCCCTGGCTGCTCTTCGATATGCACAGGAGGTGAAGGCTGAAGTAGCAGTTGTATTGCAACTTGCGTTGACATCTTTGTCACTGCTAGTTTCCCTAGTGTTGATGGTCCTCACTGCAGCCAAGGTCAATAGGCTTTTGCATGAAGATGATCCCCtactgaattttattaataattcaaaatcaaagacTTCTGCTTTGCCGAAAGTGGAAGAAACAGTGAATGGTCAAAAATAATTGCAGGCTACCTTCATTCCTGGTCTTCGATTGTAAACTGATAGATACCTGGAGATACGCTGAACTTTGCACTGCTGAAGGCCTAGAAATGTTTTGCAATCAACCCTCCTGCTGCCACCAGAGAAGTTTGCTCGCTGTGAAACTTGctagaaaattatattgtatttcAGAATGTAAATATGCACTATAAAATGAAGTTCTTAAGTACTCAACAACTCCATTGTTTATATAAagatattgtattaattataatCCAGAATATCAATAAAAGAGTTTTTACAGTAAACTCTCTATTTAATCACACTTCTAGCGTATGAAACCCAAGAAAAATAACATAGAAAAACCCATAAAATGTTCAATGAAACTCAGAAAACACTGCAGTAATAGAAGCTGGAAATCTCTCCTAAATGGCTTAGCTTTCAAGAGGCTAGGTGCTCTCCTTCTCAACCGGAGCTGCCCACTCTTTCCCTGAAAAATCTCCTTCGTTCTCACCctcttttcttctatttttatacCCCTTTCTCCTCTAACTAGCCTTGATTTTATTTGCCATGTGTCTGCATTTTCACAGTGGTCCTGCCTCTGCCTTGCTTTTGTGTTGTGTCTTGGTTTTGTGCCCTGCCATTATATGTGGTCCTAACATAAACTATCCCTAACTTTACTAATATCACTCACCTGACATTTCTATTCTGTTCTCGGATCTTATTATGAGATGAAGTCTATATTCAGAAATGAAAACAACAGTagaaaatcttctttttaaaCCTTATAATGTATTACAATTTGTCAGGGAAAAATTTAGCAATTCTACTTCAGAACTTAAGCTCTACTTACAATGAACACACAAAAAAACTATTCTCCTCCCCTTGTGCTCGcctgaaattttttcttcacacTTGCAAGATCGCATACATGACAAagtatacaataaaattatgaaggAACTCCTAGTTAAAGACCTTGAAAAACATAAGGAAAAACAGAAATATTTGGCCAAGTGTGTCAATTAGGTATTCTTCTTGCTACCTGAATGTGACAATCTTCGGTCCAGAAATTGCAACTGACTTCGTAGGTTTTGGTTTTTCTCGAGCAAACAATCATATTCAAGAACCTTCAGATTGTTTCCTCAAAGCAACTGCATTGGTTTCGGCAGCATTTACCTCCTTTGTTTTTGTCTCAAGTTCAGATTCCAGGTGCTTCAATCTGACCATCAATTTTGTCATCTCTTCCTCCAATGCCTTTTTTCCCCCTGAACCAGCAGCTTTCCCATTCTCAAAATCTTGACTTTGTTTCTTTAAAGCTTCCATGTTTTATCTTTGAATGCAAAGTTCTCTAATATAGTGATGTTGCCTGTCCATCATTAGTGCAAGGAAGACTGCGGCTCCTGCAAGCAATTATCCAAAATTACCAGGGCCCAAGGGCTGGATGGAATATGATGCACAGAAGAATATTCATGATATTGATTGGGTTACAGGGGAAGCCCTTGGAAGCTAAACGGAACATAAATAAACGCATCTTCCAGCCGGGATTTTATTCTcatttaaaaagagaaattacaAAAACAGATGGAATGTCAAACACACCTATATGCATGCTGGATCTTGAGGCAGCCAGACAATGCCGTCTAACACATTTACATGCCCAACAATTTCTTAATCAACTTCCATCAAATGAACCACTTCAAATTTCCACTAAAGTTTAAATGAGGAAAAACCAGGGCAAAAAGGAAAATCAACCAGTTTTTCTAACTTCAGATACTCATTACGGATATAACTTTCTGATGATTGCAGAAAAATCATCCCACCACACTTAAATCTATGGCAGTATCTTACAATATGAAATACTAGCACCACTCCtcttcatataaataataaaataacttggTTTCACATATAATTCAAAAGTAGGTCATGAGATGGAATACAATAGCTTGGTTAAGTGATGCTTTCAAGATGCAAAGAGATTGAAGGCAATGCCCACTGTCATAAGCCACATAATTTAAAGCACCTTAGATGACCTAGAAAATGTCATGGTCACCTAATTCATATATGTAAAGACAATTTATGTACTTGAAACAACCATGGAATTATTCTAGATCAAATAGTTGCCACAATCATCAAAACTAACATTAATCTTGTGATAATTATATTACACTTACAAAGTaggaatttcaattttgtatttCAGATGATGTAACTGTAAGACCCCTAGGCAAACAAATGTCATATCGATAAAATATGACAGAGATGTTAAGGTATGCATGAACATAATAATAGGTGAATTCCTAAACTGTTAAGACTTGTTTTGAATATTGTCGCTTGACTTCATATCTCAAATCAACCACATCATTTGACATATAAAGTTGGATACTTCAGGTACACTAATTTGTGAAAGTTCGGAGAACAAAACAGAACAAGCTTGAAACTTGCAGTCAACTATTCGAAACAATCAATTCATATAAACACATTTCACAAATCCAAACATAACCCACTTCCCAGAACACCTAATCAAGCACATTCCAATCCACATTATCAGTGAAACCTCCTAAAGCTCGCAACTTCACTAAGcagaaacaaaaacacaaatcaataaaaacaataattaccCATTCGAGTGGCTTCAAGAAGATGCTTAACCAAGAGGGCCTGGTCCGTTAGATTGATCGAACCCTCATCGATAATACGCTTCTGGATCTTCAGCATACTATGCATACTCGATATCAACAACACAAACACCGTTCCCGCCACTGTCTTGATCACCACAGGCCCACGGCCGCGCTTCACACGATCAAGGGTCATGACCGCAAGCTTCCTCAAGGGGGTcttgaacaataaaaccaaTATCAATACCACCTCGGAAAATATCACGGTGAACAAGAGGTGTTGCATCGATTCCAGATGGCAGAAAGCTCAAACTTTtcacaacaaaaacttaaaaaactgtGATTTTTATGATGAAATCGGATCAAATGAGAAAGTGGGTATGAGCTAATGCGATAGAATCGAAGATCAGAGACAGCAAGAGAAAAGTCAATACGAatagaagagaagaagaaaacgcGCTACTATTTGAGAAGGGATGTGAGGGCAAATTTGCAATtccaaaaacttttatttataaattgcatTGCACTATAAGCTCCTTAATTAaggaaagaaattgaaaaatgtgTGATTATGAGTTTGGTATATGTAAATCAAGTGGGCGGTTGAAGGGTAATAATAGATAACAATGAACAATTAATGTTTAGTGTTTGatcatatattgaattattacCGAATAcacacaaaatttatatatatgtataaaatcaGGTAATATAAACAGATATATCGATGTTTTAGGTAATCTCATTAGTAGTTAGATGGTGGCAAAGTGATCTTCCAATTTCCTACAACTGAACAGTGGTTAAGTTTTATTTATCTGGTTTGACTTGGATCAATTTGTTCTCAGGACTCAAAAGAGTTTTAATCATGATTTGAGTGAGTTTTAGTTatggtttgaatcaaattttatgttaatttttttattaaaatgatcaaatttattattgcaatttaaacctatcaaaaaaccatattagattcaagtgtattaa from Mangifera indica cultivar Alphonso chromosome 6, CATAS_Mindica_2.1, whole genome shotgun sequence encodes the following:
- the LOC123219310 gene encoding S-type anion channel SLAH4-like, which gives rise to MALEIVCDSSITSITTRQESSAQSLDISSSKPSNSSILTRIHAGYFSIALSLAAQALLWKVLSEPKIANNASKHERDVLSLLPHIIFLLLWWFALLAQVSLSLLYVLRCFFHFHLVKAEFLNHVAVNYLYTPWISLLLLLQAAPESVHHAFGIISFTVLYWVSAVPVLILDVKIYGRWFTTQKRFLSIFANPSSQISVIGNFVVTRAAAHMGWKEGAIGMFSLGMVHYMVLFITLYQHLSSSSRFPTILRPSLFLFFAAPSMGSLAWNSITGAFDVTCKMLFFLALFLFISLACRPVLFKKAMRKFNVAWWAYSFTTTFLALAALRYAQEVKAEVAVVLQLALTSLSLLVSLVLMVLTAAKVNRLLHEDDPLLNFINNSKSKTSALPKVEETVNGQK